ttgattttcataatttgaaTCTGGGTATGCTGGAGCATCTCCATTTCTTACCATCAATTCTTctacagaaagataaaaaaaacaaaatctgtTCCCGAAGCCATGTACTTGTAAATGACAGCTTGATGTTCAAGCTCTTGCCACTCTGATGGAGTGAAGGGACTTGTTCCTTCCATTCATCATCAAGCAAGAAAATTAGAACAAGAGGGAAATAGAAATATGCAgaccaataataaaattaataagttttattttatgttttaaataccTTCAAATCAAATGTtactattaattaatatttcatttattaggATTAAgggaataattaattaaagaaataaaatatataataactaattacatgattttatttttacttaattaaatatcctattaatagcaataattaaatatcacataattatttattttatttaaatataattttattttattttcaaaattaatttttatttttttctctcttgtaaaaaaaattatttcaatttactaaatagctaaacttattaaaaaaattattttaatttattaaattacaattttttaaattttaaaaattaatttttatttttttctctttataaatatttttataattaaatataacattaacaattatcattttatattactttaataattaagggcattttggtaatctttaatttttaccaattaaacataatttttaaatcggtcacatcaatcaaatcttacactaattttcacacaCTTTCCTTCCAAATCCACTcccaattacccacaaatccactcaaaaaaacaacaaaaaaattaccctcaaatccattcaaatcatctcctccaaatcatctccctcaaatcccTACAAAGAAACAAAGCCTTACAGTTTAgctctataaataaagaaatattaaaaatatatttaattatataaatattttcaaaaattttagttgataaattaatatttgtaattaaataaattaaaataattattatatttacatattaaataatttttataactaataattctaacttaatttataaatattaataatttaaattacaatatttacatcttaaaaaaacataacagaaaaattaatattttaaattattttttattttaatttttaatttgaaaaaaaaaaaaagtttctcgACTGCTCTGTCCCGCCCCTCCTTCGACCTGCTAATTTGGCAGGTTAGTGGCAGATTAAAAGTATTAACCAGCCCATCTCGTTTTCACGTAGCTCAATGTAAAGCCTGTTTAATTACAATGAAGTTATTTAACAAAAgcattttgattaattttatttttttagagttaaaatactgcttttatataatatttatgttttactttttaagattttattacgATCATACATTTACTGTTATGGTGGGTCTCTTGGTTTTTCTATAATTTGTCTTTCGAAATTAAAATATACGGGCCTCGTGAATTGGCAGCAGCCCAGCCCGTTTAACTATTTCTGATATATATATTGGTTTGTTGGaaagtaacaaaatataatattttattatgttctGATTCCACTAATTTTTCagttcttgtttatttttttagtttataaaacatataattaattaataatagtcCTAAAATAAAGAGTTGAGTTCCCTTAGACCATACCTGCTTATGTCATGTATATCCAAAGATTCATATGTTGAAATACACACCGAAGAAAAGAGAGTAGGAAACATCCTATCCAATTGCGATATCTTCCACTTTTTTCTGTCCGTCTTGGTCATTGGTGAAGCAATGTCTGTTTTATGGAATCAACATTTTTATTATGTCAAAAATGTCATACAGcttaatatatacaaacaattCCATCATATTGGATTAtgagaatatttaaataataaactatgtTCTtggtatatgtttttttaaacaagaaaaaattatgagattatttttttttaaaatttatataaaagtataaatctaaagttctttattaaaaatttaatatagagagagaggAACACATCGGCATAGAGAAAGTTAAATAACTCTTATTTCTTGAAAAGTAAAAGCATAGTAAAAGTTTTTACACTATgatgtataatttattaatatgagACCTCCATTTGAAAAAGACCATTTTACATCTCCACCTCTCCATCATTTAAAAGCATAGGAACTATCATTTCTGATTCCGATAccaattgaaaatttgaattgtgaaaacattaaagttttgataataataataataataataaacatcaaATCAAAATTACAGTCCAATTTCTATAATCGGGaagaacaatttttttccaAGTTTCTATTTAGGCCAAATGTATTGAATGTAGTAATTGGCTACAAGTTTTACTTTTGCAACCACTTGTGTGATTGGTCAAGGAAGTGATAATATCGATTAataattcttttcatttatttttttaaagtgcaTGCACTTAGAACCATTGCCATGCTCCATTTTGGAGTACAGAAAGGGACACTGCTCTGAATCTCTCAGATGGAAGGTAGAGGATACAGTAGGTAGAATTGACGTGGGGCAAGTTGTCCTAAACATAGCGTAACTAGATACTATATGCTTTCAGAAAGGATAATAATACCACCCAGATATATTCTTTtggacaatttaaatattatctatgtgtcattctgtgattgatccatgatgatgtttatgattattattattgattgtggagtaattttgtcaaataatattgtctaagtatcattgtCTTTTATAAATGTTCTTAAACTCATTATCATGTTATGttgttgaaatttaaatatatgattgtaagaaaattcaaatactTTGTTTAATCAGAGATGAAAAAGTTACTTCAATcgtattattttaaagttttgcaCCAGAGATAATTTCAGTTCTTTATGAGTTTCACtcatgtttcaatattttttagtctttcgtgtaaatatattaaaaaacttatatataaataatagtattaaagttaataatttattgttatgaTCCATTTCAATAAGATTTGATGAGGTAAGTAAAGAgtatataaaatgttttgaattttctcTTTGCTCCATTAATGAGTGTTTAAGAAATGtatccaaatatttttattcaaaaccattagttttttttttttttttttttttttggttttataaaCCCTAAAATAGAACATAGATATTGTGATATCTTTATTTGTACTGTATTTGATATTAGTCcattatcaaaataaatctttaacattaattaaacatgagttcaacttatatataaagagctaataatatttttaattaaaattttaagataataaatttaggaatcttctttttatatatgatactcaattttatcatttttattaaacgtgagatttaaatttaagataaattttcgaataatatatatattctcaatCAAATCATCGGTAGTTGCTCTGTCTCGAGTTAACTTCTGTTTGAATCTTCAAGTTTCAGCGTTGAATGAATGTAATGATAGGTGATAGTTGTCAAAACTAGTGATTAAATAAgagctaattattttgtttaagcaGCTCATCAATTGACCAAGCTAAAGACATAGGCAGAAGCAGCTTAAGAATATTCATTTGCAATATCagttaaatgatattttattaagctatttttaatgaaatccgacaatatttatcattttctcTGAAACTTTGCTAAATATTATGTGTGGGAATAAAAGCCTTGTTGGATTTCTAACTGTGAGTTGAGAGTATTTTCATCTCTTATTCTTGACTGAAAGTTTCAACTTTCTGATAGGAAAGAGataaatgcaaagaaaagattAGTGTATTTATCAGTTACTTCCTTCAGATGTATCCCTAAAATTTTCAATAGCATCACACTTCTTAATGATTTCACGAGTCTATATGATCCAGTCTGATAGTTCTTTCATGCGTTTGGAACCTATTTAATACACATACAAATGGCAGCATACATAATATAGCATAGTAAAACGGTAAAACTTGTTCGATAAACCCTACCAAATTCTGATACCAATGCAGTAGCAGGAGGAGGGGTCTGATAAAATATAGCCACTGAAAAATCCACGTCAGCAGTCTTATATTGTGTTATAGAATAATAGTAATAAGATGGAATTTTACGTTCTCTCCAAGATATCAAAATCCCTGTTGAAAAAAACGAAGAATGGTGGTTAGTGATGTGCATATATATCGATTGACAGACGAAGTGCAATATCACTGTTGATAATTTTGACGTGGTTTTAAGGAGGAGCTGCAAGCAGCTAATACccttttgattttgatttttattttataattttgctaAAACGCTCTCCAACTCCAACCCAGTTATCCAACATCACCAAGCTGGCTTACACCCTAATCCTTCACACACCGTAGTTCATCGACAACTGGTTTGCACTTCCATCTCAGAACTCCTTCTCCAGCCATAGCAATTCTAACCACAATAAATGGCTCCCCTCAACTGTCAACTGCCATCATCCAACTTCTTCCACCTTCACCTCAGATATCCCTTACAACATCACCACCATGCGTTCCACCAACAGTACCACATGTGCTGCATCAAGCACCGGAGCCTCTAACGGTAACACAGGGCGCCACCCTGTGTACCGCGGAGTGAGGCGTAGGAGCAGTGGAAAATGGGTTTCTGAAATCCGTGAGCCCAGAAAACCTAACAGGATTTGGTTAGGGACATTTGCCACCCCTGAAATGGCGGCTATTGCCTATGACGTGGCAGCGCTTGCTCTTAAGGGGAAGGATGCCGAACTCAACTTCCCTGACTCCGCCTCTTCTCTTCCCGTTCCTGCTTCATCCGCTGCTCGTGACATTCAGATGGCTGCGGCCAGTGCTGCAGCCGCCGTCGGAGCAGCTAATGATGCACTGAGTGAAGGAAGCCGAGGAGGGAATGTTTCGGTTTCAATGGCACAAGAAGAGTTTTCAGGGGGAAGCTTAAACCACTTTGTCGATGAGGACTTGATCTTTGACATGCCGAATATTCTGGTCAACATGGCTGAAGGAATGCTACTCAGCCCTCCTCGTTTTGACAATTTTTCTGCTACAGATTATGACTACATGGATGAAAATCCTAATCTCTGGGGCTTCCCTTACTAGTTAGCTACTATCCATCAATAATGCAAAAATCATAATAAGGAAAGTTAAGTAAGAtctaataatcaattatgggaGAAGCCTTATATCCAGTCTTTGCTTAGACACCAGGAAAGTTAGTGTGTGGAAAGTGTATCTTTCTTAGTCTCTTTccatttcgtttttcttttttttttccttgtgtaCAGTACTGAGGTTTGCTGCTGTTTCACCTCGAATCTATTTATATGTAATGTTTATGTAACATGTTAAttaaataatctattttttctctttctgctaTTGATATGTTATATATCTTAATTCTCAGTTGGTGTATTTGCAGGTGCTCTTTCTCGTAGATTTAAGGAATTTGCTTAACTTAGGTTTCTTGCAAACCATAATTAAATGTCTATCCCTCACTTCAAATAGAACTAATTCTAATCAATTTCTTAAAACCTAGTCGTAGGTTGCTACTAGTAAGAAACTTCGtttgaaagagaagaaattcGAAAATTAATGCATTGTAAGGTTTTGGTGTTTCCCTATACTTACTTCATTCTCTTTGGGAATTTGATCAAAATAGGAATGAACAGGAAAAATGAGAAACCAGATATCGTAGCTAGTTTGGTAAAGAAAAGGAGGCAAGTGGTAGGAAGGCTTAATCATTCAGAATTGATTATTACTTGAGGGAATTAATGAGTGCTGGTATCATAATCATGTTTCAGCCTACTATTTTATTGAGGTTACAAGAATAATGTAGGCAAAATTTAGCTTCTTGGAGGCTGTTTCAAACTCAAGCATCTAATTGTGGCCCACCTTAATGTCCCTTTTGTTGACGTTTCATTCTCAAGAAATTGGTGTTTTTAAAGGAGAAAGACAAGTTTTTATGCAGATACGAAATTGCAATAAAGGCACCAAAAGGAGACAAAGACATGTGTCAAATAAAATGAATGGTATAAAAAGGtatagattaaaattatatatgtaaaagaataatatataattctatTCCATATAGTTTTATTGAACGTACAAAACACATAGTATTGAGCATATTTTTGTGACATTAATGACATCTCACCTTCCCTTGATAGGTATTGGTTCTTAAGTCATGCATGCGTGTAATTCCATACgtgtatatattaaaatgtttgacTATATGTTTGTGCATGTCTTTGAAGCGCACCAAATTCAAGTAGTATCAAAAGAAACACGCTGCAGTTCTTGCAAAAGAGTGATGATAAAGATACCATGTGAGAAAtgagaggaaataaaaacagatagaaaaaaagtacaaaaagagtgtatattaaatatttcttaaggAGGCATGACTAATATATTTGTAactgttgattttcattttaattttgacagATTCACAGAGACTGAAAACCATCATTTAATATgcataaagaaaaacataatggAAAGTTTATTGAAGAACAAACTTGACTagagagaataaaaaagtaAGTGTATACGGTGGTTAACACTCTACATTGGCATATTagtacaaaattcaattttgaaatcaCCTAATAGGTTTCagtttaaaaaaacaaagtattttaaaacataataatatttttaattttttttttataaaatatagttttctGTACTAAAATAATCGAAGTTTTAAgttattcaaaaattttaaaaaatattattattattctataattttatctttgttcGAAAATaggtttcaattttataaaaaactaaaacatcttcctttgttattgttaattttataaaaaaactaaaataattggTGTCAAATCATTTGTCTGAACCAGTGACAAAATCTTCTAAAAGGCTTAAGATTATTATTTACAGAGAGGTAAAATTCAAACTATTTATCTTTCATTATATACCAAAAAGTTATCTAGTGAGACAAAggattatatttataatgtaatttatgTTCTCTATCTTATGTATTTTTTCAGTCTTCTTtcatttatcttattatttgtgtgattatctctttctttttaattctctCTAATTTCATGTTAATAAATCTAGTTTCTATCCtcagaataaaaatgaaaaaaaaaattgtgtaaagaaaataatttaataatattgtattgAATATagttaatatatgtttaattgaaaatttattttgggTAATTAATGTGAAATTAGTCATTATTTGTATAAACTCAAATTTATACGCTAATTTAACAGttgtgtttttataaattttaacttaattgaaaagttgaaaattgtatattttagctatattcttttttaaaaaataattttatttaaaattaattgtgttaccacaacaaaaaagttattaaaaaaaatcaattttaaacacAAATATAATTAGTCATGActgatttaaatttcattttataaacaaaaaatcattaatacGTAAAATAGTCTTTatcatgaatataaaattataactaatatgtGATTTTAGGTTTACACTATCTTTAACACTAGTCATCAAAATTTTGACTACAAGAAAATTGGTGTCTGtctttaatcaaaattataattaaagacTAATTTAGAATCCTAAGTAGTTGATATTGGAGActgttttaaactttaaattataaaacaattataactttttctttataaaacaaattattttaaagaataataaattttaatttatgaaataatatctaatttatttaacatagataataatttttaacatttaaaattgattgttatttaatatatt
The sequence above is drawn from the Vigna radiata var. radiata cultivar VC1973A chromosome 3, Vradiata_ver6, whole genome shotgun sequence genome and encodes:
- the LOC106757499 gene encoding ethylene-responsive transcription factor ERF024; its protein translation is MRSTNSTTCAASSTGASNGNTGRHPVYRGVRRRSSGKWVSEIREPRKPNRIWLGTFATPEMAAIAYDVAALALKGKDAELNFPDSASSLPVPASSAARDIQMAAASAAAAVGAANDALSEGSRGGNVSVSMAQEEFSGGSLNHFVDEDLIFDMPNILVNMAEGMLLSPPRFDNFSATDYDYMDENPNLWGFPY